Within the Dehalococcoidia bacterium genome, the region TAGAACGTCGCATGGCCGTCCATCAGCTTTATGATGTGGCAGAGTACTTCCAGTACTTGCGGCAGACCCCGGCGGAAGCCGATAGCCTTTTCCGGGATATGCTCATCGGGGTGACCAGTTTCTTCAGAGACCCCAAAGCGTTCGATATTCTCAGGAAAAAAGTGCTGCCTGATTTGTTGAGTACAAAGGAACCCAATTCAGCAATGCGTGTCTGGGTTCCGGCATGTGCCACAGGCGAAGAGGCTTATTCGATAGCCATGCTTTTGATGGAGGCAATGGAGGAACTCAATCTGCGACTGAATGTGCAGATTTTTGCTTCCGATCTGGATACTGCGGCAATAGATTTTGCCCGCGCCGCTGTCTATCCGGCAAGCATCGCCGCTGACGTGAACACGGAACGCTTGTCCCGCTTCTTCGTTCAGGATGGTGCCAGGTACCGGGTGAAGAAACGGGTGCGGGAGATGGTGGTATTCGCAGTTCATGATGTTATCAAAGACCCGCCTTTTTCCAGGCTGGATATACTGAGCTGCCGCAATCTCTTGATCTATATGGATGGCGTGCTGCAAAAGAAGCTGCTGCCGATCTTTCACCACACTTTAGTTGAGAATGGCATTCTGTTCCTCGGCCCATCGGAATCCATCGGGAATTTCTTCGATAGTTTTGAGCCGGTTGACCTGAAATGGAAGTTTTTCAAACCAAAGGGCAAACTCCCCGAGAGGCGGCTGGAATATCCCGTTGTTCCTTTCCGGACCGGCCAGCATGGCATTTCAGGGGAGGGTGCAGCCGATCCCAATCCGGTTCGAGGGTTGATTGATGTCCGTCTGCTGGCGGAAAAGATGGTCTTTGAAAACTATGCCCCCGCCAGCGTTCTGATCAATGAAAAACACCAGATTCTATTCTTCATCGGTGACACGGAGAAATACCTGGTGCTTCCGACAGGGGAACCGACCCTCAATATTCTTAACATGGCGCGTGATGGTCTTAAATACAAGCTGAGAACAGCTATCCAAAAGGCGGTGAAGCAAAAGAAATCCGTGGTTGAAGAAAACCAGCAAATCCAGTACAACGGTGAGTTGTTGACCTTCAACCTGTCAGTCACTCCTCTTGAGGGAGCAGGTGTACCTCAGGGCCTGATGATAGTGGTGTTTGATGAAAAGACGTCGCTCGGAATAACGGACAAACAGAAAACAAAGTCTGCTGCGGAAAAGGGGCGTAACCCGCAGATTGTGAGCCTGGAACATGAATTGCAATCGACCAAGGAGTCCCTCCAGACAACCATCGAAGAACTCGAGACCTCGAATGAGGATCTCAAGTCAATCAATGAGGAGATGCAGTCGGTAAACGAGGAACTGCAATCGACCAATGAGGAACTCGAGACCTCCAAAGAGGAACTGCAATCAACCAACGAGGAGCTGGTGACCGTTAACTCGGAACTGCAGGAAAAGGTCAATGCGCTTGATCAGTCTGCCAACGATATCGCCAATCTGCTGGCCAGCACCGATATTGCCACTATTTTTCTGGATATTGACCTCAATACAAGGCGTTTTACTCCATCTGCAACCCGGCTGTTCAATCTGATTGATGCCGATATCGGCCGGCCGATCAGTCAGATCACCTCAAATATCCTGTATGAAGGGCTGTATCAGGATGCCAAGGATGTCATTGCCACATTGCATCGAAAGCAAGTTGAAGTACAGACCAAGGATGGAGAGTGGTATGACATGAGGCTGGCACCCTACCGGACTCTGGATAACGTGATTGATGGCGTTGTAATTACTCTGGTCGATGTCACTGAAATCAGGAAGGCGCAAATAGCAGCCAACAGGTCGCAGCAGTATGCCGGTTACATCGCAGCTACCATACGCCAGCCTTTGCTGGTGCTGGACAAGACGCTACGGGTGGTCTTCGCCAACCGCTCCTTCTATCAGGTTTTCAAAGTTACTGCTGGAAAAACCGAGGGACGGCTCCTATATGAACTGGGGGACGCCCAGTGGGACATCCCTGACCTGCGAAAATTGCTGGAAGAGGTGTTGCCGGATAAAACCACCATCGAAGACTATAAAGTGGATCACGAATTCGAGAATATCGGCAGCAAGACAATGCTGCTGAATGCCCGGAGAATCAGAGGAGAAGGAGAAGGAGAGCTGATCTTGCTGGCTATCGAGGACATCACGGAGCATAAACGGGAGAAATAGCGGTGAGCAAGGAAGGGAGTCGGCTCTCCTTTTGGAGGAGAAGCAACTGATGTGGTGCGTTTATCGCGCGGACCATCGCAATGGGAGGTAGGGACATGACAACGAAAAAGGCTAAACCGGCCGGAAGCACACCTCTTCGCCAACAGGCCGAGGCATACACAGATGGGATTGAAATGGACGTCAACGCTATGTCCCCTGCGGATATTGAGAGTCTGGTGCATGAACTGAGGGTGCATCAGATTGAACTTCAGATGCAGAATGATGAACTCCGTAAGATTGAACAGGGGCTGACCGAGTCACGGGCCAGGTATTCCGAACTATACGATTTTGCTCCTGTTGGCTATTTCACCTGCGATAGCCGGGGGAAGATACGGGAAGCCAACCTCACTGCAGCCTCAATGCTGGGTGTGGAGCGCAGGTATATCCTCGGCAAGCAATTCCAGCATTTTGTTGTCAGGGAAGATGGGGACACCCTCTACAAGCATCTCTATGATATCTTCCAGAGGAAAGGCTCCCAGAATTGCGAGGTCCGGCTCAAAAACGGACGCGATGAAGCCCATTTCTATTCCCGTCTGGAAAGCGCTTTGTTCGAATCGGCCAAAGGGCCACAATGCAGGACTGCGATTATCGATATCACCGAGCGCAAACAGGCGGAGGAGCAAGCTTCCAGGGCGATAGAACTCGAAAAAATCGAAAGTTTAAGAAGCGCATTGCTGGATAGCGTGTCCCATGAATTGCGAACTCCGCTGGCGGTTATCAAAGGAATGGCCGATTCACTGGTACAACCTGATGTTCGATGGGACTCGGAGGTAGCACAGGACTACCTCCGTATTATCGATCAGGAGGTCGATATCCTCGCTCGTATAGTTGAAGATCTGGTGCAAATGTCTCAGCTCAAGTCGGGCGTCATCAGTATAATGAGTCAGCACAGCCTGATCTCGACTGTCATGATCAACATCAGGGAAGAATTGCGATACTTGACGAGGAATCATCGTCTGCAGGTCAATGTTCCTGGCAATCTCCCTGTCATCAATATTGACGAAGTTCGCATAGGACAGGTCATCACTAACATGGTCAGAAACGCCGTGCAAAACGCTGGAAAAGGCACGATGATCTCGGTGGAAGCTGCTGCTATGGATGACCATGTAATTGTCACCGTCTCTGACCATGGAATTGGTATATCCTCCGAGCACATCAATAAAATCTTTGATCAATTCTATCGCATAGAGCCCGGCATAGCG harbors:
- a CDS encoding chemotaxis protein CheB; its protein translation is MTKKASPKKKKPTLSKRATKAATTNNERENEVKVFPVVGIGASAGGLEALEGFFSHMPPTTNMAFVVIQHLSSTHKSIMGSLLEKYTAMPIHLIEDGMQIQPNHIYLNLPDKNVAIINGALHLVDPIKSAHVNLPIDAFFRSLAEDRGNKAICIILSGSAADGTLGLKVIKGEGGMAMVQQETQAKYDSMPKSAIDTGLVDFILPVEQMAAELIKYVRHPYVDDRVEVPATGHQYENYLEKIFLHLRSVTGHDFSNYKRNTTRRRIERRMAVHQLYDVAEYFQYLRQTPAEADSLFRDMLIGVTSFFRDPKAFDILRKKVLPDLLSTKEPNSAMRVWVPACATGEEAYSIAMLLMEAMEELNLRLNVQIFASDLDTAAIDFARAAVYPASIAADVNTERLSRFFVQDGARYRVKKRVREMVVFAVHDVIKDPPFSRLDILSCRNLLIYMDGVLQKKLLPIFHHTLVENGILFLGPSESIGNFFDSFEPVDLKWKFFKPKGKLPERRLEYPVVPFRTGQHGISGEGAADPNPVRGLIDVRLLAEKMVFENYAPASVLINEKHQILFFIGDTEKYLVLPTGEPTLNILNMARDGLKYKLRTAIQKAVKQKKSVVEENQQIQYNGELLTFNLSVTPLEGAGVPQGLMIVVFDEKTSLGITDKQKTKSAAEKGRNPQIVSLEHELQSTKESLQTTIEELETSNEDLKSINEEMQSVNEELQSTNEELETSKEELQSTNEELVTVNSELQEKVNALDQSANDIANLLASTDIATIFLDIDLNTRRFTPSATRLFNLIDADIGRPISQITSNILYEGLYQDAKDVIATLHRKQVEVQTKDGEWYDMRLAPYRTLDNVIDGVVITLVDVTEIRKAQIAANRSQQYAGYIAATIRQPLLVLDKTLRVVFANRSFYQVFKVTAGKTEGRLLYELGDAQWDIPDLRKLLEEVLPDKTTIEDYKVDHEFENIGSKTMLLNARRIRGEGEGELILLAIEDITEHKREK
- a CDS encoding ATP-binding protein, giving the protein MTTKKAKPAGSTPLRQQAEAYTDGIEMDVNAMSPADIESLVHELRVHQIELQMQNDELRKIEQGLTESRARYSELYDFAPVGYFTCDSRGKIREANLTAASMLGVERRYILGKQFQHFVVREDGDTLYKHLYDIFQRKGSQNCEVRLKNGRDEAHFYSRLESALFESAKGPQCRTAIIDITERKQAEEQASRAIELEKIESLRSALLDSVSHELRTPLAVIKGMADSLVQPDVRWDSEVAQDYLRIIDQEVDILARIVEDLVQMSQLKSGVISIMSQHSLISTVMINIREELRYLTRNHRLQVNVPGNLPVINIDEVRIGQVITNMVRNAVQNAGKGTMISVEAAAMDDHVIVTVSDHGIGISSEHINKIFDQFYRIEPGIARHRGGMGLGLSICKTLIEKHDGRMWVQSQTGKGSRFSFSLPIVEHAQPTIGPHAL